CGGCGCGGGCGGGATTTCCGGGATCGACACCTTGCTCTCGGGGGATTTCATCGGCGCCGACGCCGGGCATTCGAAGGTGCGCGCCAAAGCCTTTACCGGCCTGGAGGCGCCGCCGCCGATCACCTACGGCGAACCGGGCAAGCGCTTTACCCTGCACTCCCAGGACCTCGGCTCGCTGGACATCGGCTCGCCGGTGTACCTGCGCAAGATTCCGGTGGGCCAAGTGGTGTCCTACGCACTCGACGCCGATGGCAAAGGCGTCAACATCGAAGTGTTCATCAACGCGCCAAACGATGCCTACGTCACCGAGAACACCCGGTTCTGGAACGTCAGCGGCGTGGACGTCAACGTCGGCGCCAATGGTTTCGCGGTCAAGACCGAGTCCCTTTCCGCCTTGCTGGTTGGCGGCATTGCCTTCCGGGCTCCGGAATACAGCCCCAACGATATACCCGCTGCCGAAAGCAAGAACTTCGAGCTGTTCGCCGACCAGGAGAGCGCCCTGGCGCCGCCCAGTGGCAAGGCGCAATACCTGGCCCTGCGCTTTGACCAGGCCTTGCGTGGCTTGCGCGTCGGCGCACCGGTGGAGTTCCTCGGGATCGAGATTGGCCGGGTGGTCGCCATGAACCTGGACTTCGATGAGAAACAGCGCACATTCCCCGTCAACGTGGGAATCGTGATCTACCCACAATTGCTCGGCAAGGCCCATGAAAAACTGCTCAAGTCGCTCAACCACGATCCGGAAGACGAAGCCGCCGCTGCCCGCCTGGTCGGCAGTTTCGTTGAACGGGGCCTGCGCGCCCAGGCTCGCAGCGGCAACCTGCTGACCGGGCAGTTGTACATTTCGCTGGATTTTTACCCCAAGGCTGAAAAAGTCGCCTTCGACTCCTCCGCCCGGCCGCTCCGGATCCCGACCATTCCCGGCAGCCTCCAGCAGTTGCAGGAACAACTCCAGACGGTGGTCGAGCGAATCAACAAGCTGCCCCTGGAAAGCATCGCCAGCAACCTGGACGGTAACCTGGTGGAGCTGCGCAAAGGCTTGTCGCAATTCAACAACAAGACCCTCCCGGGCGTGCAAAACACCTTGCAGGACGTGAGCAAGACCTTGCAATCGGCAAACTCGACCCTGGCCGAGGACTCTCCCCAGCGTGAACAGTTGACCGAGACCCTCGATGACTTGGGGCGGATGTCACGATCGCTGCGCGAGCTGTCCGACTACCTGAGCCGTCACCCTGAATCGCTGCTGCGCGGTCGTCCGAAGGACGCTCCGGCGCAGAATCTGACCTTTCCGGTGAAAGAATGATCACAGGAGCACGCTTGATGCCGCTGACGCTGAAATGCTCGTTGATTGCCTTGGCGTTGCTGCTCGGTGCCTGCCGCAGCGACCCTATCCACTATCACACCCTGAGCCCGGCCCAGCCGGGCGGCTTGGCCCACGCCAGCGAGGACATCCAGATCGAGCACGTCAGTGTTCCTCCCCAGGTGGATCGCACCCAAATGGTCATCCGCCAAGGCGACAGCGGGTTGGCCATCCTCGAAACCGAATGGTGGGGTTCCAGCCTGGCAGATGAGCTTCGCAGCAGCCTTGACGAACAACTGAGCAACCCCGGGGCCCCGAAGCGGCTGTTGCGGGTAGATGTACAACGCTTCGACTCGATCCCTGGGCGCTATGCCCGCATGGACGTGCAATGGCGTTTGCGCAACCTTGGCGACGACGTTCGTACCCTCACCTGCCGCAGCAGCC
The Pseudomonas marvdashtae genome window above contains:
- a CDS encoding intermembrane transport protein PqiB; translation: MKSQATDGQPTPGRAHVTTRRWSVSLVWIVPIIAVLVGVSLVVHNWLQEGPTITITFKTGEGLTANKTPVKYRNVVIGQVTDVQLSDDQKNVTATVKLAKTADTFTHEDSVFWVVRPRIGAGGISGIDTLLSGDFIGADAGHSKVRAKAFTGLEAPPPITYGEPGKRFTLHSQDLGSLDIGSPVYLRKIPVGQVVSYALDADGKGVNIEVFINAPNDAYVTENTRFWNVSGVDVNVGANGFAVKTESLSALLVGGIAFRAPEYSPNDIPAAESKNFELFADQESALAPPSGKAQYLALRFDQALRGLRVGAPVEFLGIEIGRVVAMNLDFDEKQRTFPVNVGIVIYPQLLGKAHEKLLKSLNHDPEDEAAAARLVGSFVERGLRAQARSGNLLTGQLYISLDFYPKAEKVAFDSSARPLRIPTIPGSLQQLQEQLQTVVERINKLPLESIASNLDGNLVELRKGLSQFNNKTLPGVQNTLQDVSKTLQSANSTLAEDSPQREQLTETLDDLGRMSRSLRELSDYLSRHPESLLRGRPKDAPAQNLTFPVKE
- a CDS encoding PqiC family protein gives rise to the protein MPLTLKCSLIALALLLGACRSDPIHYHTLSPAQPGGLAHASEDIQIEHVSVPPQVDRTQMVIRQGDSGLAILETEWWGSSLADELRSSLDEQLSNPGAPKRLLRVDVQRFDSIPGRYARMDVQWRLRNLGDDVRTLTCRSSLQTPAAGSIDDLVKSHQNNVRQFVALVRQAASGHACP